From a region of the Pseudonocardia sp. T1-2H genome:
- a CDS encoding amidase encodes MRVDEYAAHDAIGLAELIRDGAVKAEEVQAAAAAALDAVAPQLNALVGERFAEPLEYDPDGPFAGVPFAIKDLIIHAAGIPQRAGTRLLGDGIATPEDTYLMARFRAAGLATMGVTATPELGFNANTEPVSNGPTHNPWDTTRSSGGSSGGSAALVASGALPVASASDGGGSIRIPSGCCGLVGLKPTRGRTTVGPDYADPLLGLGIEFALTRTVRDCAALLDAVHGSEPGDRYLLPAPVRPFAEEVRAGSPRLRVAVSTTPSSGPGSTDPQCVDAVHRVADQLESMGHQVVEASPAIDAEQFDDANLVAWCSFLADGVDTIAAALGVEPGPDTLEATTLACAEHGRTLRASDLYATDRVFNATTRTVARFFTEHDVLLTPTSCAPNTPLGYLNADDSALDARGWYDRIFSFAGFTGVANVTGMPAISLPLGWSTEGWPIGVQFGAGLGRESVLIALAGDLERAIGWADRRPGVWAGA; translated from the coding sequence ATGCGGGTCGACGAGTACGCCGCTCACGACGCGATCGGCCTGGCGGAGCTCATCCGTGACGGCGCGGTGAAGGCCGAGGAGGTGCAGGCCGCGGCGGCCGCCGCGCTCGACGCCGTAGCGCCGCAGCTCAACGCGCTGGTAGGCGAGCGGTTCGCCGAGCCGCTGGAGTACGACCCGGACGGCCCGTTCGCCGGCGTGCCCTTCGCGATCAAGGACCTGATCATCCACGCGGCAGGAATCCCGCAGCGGGCCGGCACCCGGCTGCTCGGCGACGGCATCGCGACGCCGGAGGACACCTACCTGATGGCCCGGTTCCGGGCGGCGGGCCTGGCCACGATGGGCGTCACCGCGACCCCGGAGCTGGGGTTCAACGCGAACACCGAGCCGGTGTCGAACGGGCCGACCCACAACCCCTGGGACACCACGCGCAGCTCGGGCGGGTCCAGCGGCGGGTCGGCGGCCCTCGTGGCCTCGGGGGCGCTGCCGGTGGCGTCGGCCAGCGACGGCGGCGGCTCGATCCGCATCCCGTCGGGTTGCTGCGGGCTGGTCGGGCTCAAGCCCACGCGCGGACGGACCACGGTCGGCCCCGACTACGCCGACCCGCTGCTGGGCCTCGGCATCGAGTTCGCGCTGACCCGGACCGTGCGCGACTGCGCCGCGCTGCTCGACGCCGTGCACGGGTCTGAGCCCGGCGACCGCTACCTGTTGCCCGCTCCGGTGCGGCCGTTCGCGGAGGAGGTCCGCGCAGGCAGCCCGCGGCTGCGGGTCGCCGTCAGCACCACGCCCTCGTCCGGACCCGGTTCAACCGACCCGCAGTGCGTCGATGCGGTCCACCGCGTGGCCGACCAGCTGGAGTCGATGGGTCATCAGGTGGTCGAGGCGTCCCCCGCCATCGACGCCGAGCAGTTCGACGACGCGAACCTGGTGGCCTGGTGCAGCTTCCTCGCTGACGGGGTCGACACGATCGCGGCGGCCCTGGGCGTCGAGCCGGGTCCGGACACCCTGGAGGCGACGACGCTGGCCTGCGCCGAGCACGGGCGCACATTGCGCGCCTCCGACCTCTACGCGACCGACCGCGTCTTCAACGCCACCACCCGCACGGTGGCGCGGTTCTTCACCGAGCACGATGTGCTGCTCACCCCGACCTCGTGCGCACCCAACACGCCCCTCGGCTACCTGAACGCCGACGACTCCGCGCTGGACGCGCGGGGCTGGTACGACCGGATCTTCTCCTTCGCCGGGTTCACCGGGGTCGCCAACGTGACGGGGATGCCGGCGATCTCGCTGCCGCTGGGCTGGTCGACGGAAGGCTGGCCGATCGGGGTGCAGTTCGGGGCGGGCCTGGGCCGCGAGTCGGTACTGATCGCGCTGGCCGGGGACCTCGAGCGGGCGATCGGGTGGGCCGACCGCAGGCCGGGAGTGTGGGCGGGCGCCTGA
- a CDS encoding response regulator transcription factor, whose product MIRFCVVDDHAIIHDGLRAVADREDDLEFAGAATEPDDAATLIEREQPDVLLLDLRLNGQDSTELCSLLTSRRPALTVLVFSAYGNPDLLAQAIRAGAAGYVLKDTTTARIPEILRELTRTGSYFDPRLAGHLLRRSVGAPTAADSFTARELAIVGLIARGEDNHAIAEELSISSHTVKFHVTTMLRRHRLRRRAELVRLAMDLHMLR is encoded by the coding sequence ATGATCCGCTTCTGCGTGGTGGACGACCACGCGATCATCCACGACGGGCTGCGTGCGGTGGCCGACCGTGAGGACGACCTCGAGTTCGCGGGCGCGGCCACCGAACCCGACGACGCGGCGACCCTGATCGAACGGGAGCAGCCCGACGTACTGCTGCTCGACCTGCGCCTGAACGGGCAGGACAGCACCGAGCTGTGCTCCCTGTTGACCAGCAGGCGCCCCGCGCTCACCGTCCTGGTCTTCAGCGCCTACGGCAACCCCGACCTCCTCGCCCAGGCCATCCGCGCGGGCGCCGCCGGGTACGTCCTGAAGGACACCACTACGGCGCGCATCCCCGAGATCCTCCGCGAGCTCACCCGGACCGGCAGCTACTTCGACCCGCGGTTGGCCGGACACCTGCTGAGGCGGTCGGTGGGCGCGCCGACCGCGGCGGACTCCTTCACCGCGCGCGAGCTGGCGATCGTGGGTCTCATCGCCCGCGGCGAGGACAACCACGCGATCGCCGAGGAGCTGAGCATCAGCTCGCACACGGTGAAGTTCCACGTCACCACGATGCTGCGCCGGCACCGGTTGCGGCGACGAGCCGAGCTGGTCCGGCTCGCCATGGACCTCCACATGTTGCGCTGA
- a CDS encoding sigma-70 family RNA polymerase sigma factor, with the protein MIEALPARERTVLTLRFFEDLTQTQIAERVGLSQMHVSRLLSTTPWIEFRAEALAAALLPAGRS; encoded by the coding sequence ATGATCGAGGCCCTCCCGGCTCGGGAACGCACCGTTCTGACGCTGCGGTTCTTCGAGGACCTCACCCAGACCCAGATCGCCGAGCGGGTCGGGCTCTCCCAGATGCACGTCTCCCGGCTGCTCAGCACCACGCCGTGGATCGAGTTCCGTGCGGAGGCGCTCGCCGCCGCCTTGCTCCCCGCGGGACGCAGCTGA
- a CDS encoding N,N-dimethylformamidase beta subunit family domain-containing protein — protein MVHVPRPTVTGYADRFSAAPGEPVEFKISCDEPGQFQAELVRLHNGDTNPAGPGFRETVIESPVAGRYTARLQEIRTGSAVVVEDGGALALGAAGSVHVFAQPTTPAKEEQTLVARWDAATGTGWWLGLTDGGRVTLRLGDGSSVHETVSDAPLAPWIWYSVTTSWDGGDTRVAAVPTLTSTNSLWSPAVGLATATSGAGSGAPAPGRPDVATVLAACADSAGGGLTGHYNGKLDSPSVFDRMLDEQDVAAMARGERPSSGLLARWDFGAEIGPRGVPSDRCTDLGPHGLHGRCHNAPYRAMTGWNWTGEEENYRHAPEQYGALHFTDDALEDAGWETDVRLVVPDDLPSAVYALRVTLGDTVDHIPFWVLPPRGTATSKILLLFPTTSYLAYANDHIVPDVPVAQSILGHTSVMAAADLKLLEHPEYGLSTYDHHNDGSGVAHTSRLRPIITMRPGFRHTTGSLWQFPADLHLVDWLTGVGAKFDVATDEDLDREGAELLGRYQVVLTGTHPEYYSARMLDAWESYLGSGGRGMYMGGNGFYWVTSYHPDKPHLAEVRKGENGCRAWQARPGELHMAFTPERGGIWRNRGRSPQKLFGVGFTTEGMDRSSAYDTLDDFDDTRAAFITVGCEGATTIGGHGLVGGGAAGHECDRYDLTLGTPANALLLATSAGRHSDNYPLVAEDIYFPFDGMGGTDSFQVRADVVYLTTANGGGVFSTGSIAWAGSLAENDYDNDVSRITRNVLERFTDPKPLEPLPIDS, from the coding sequence ATGGTGCACGTTCCGCGGCCCACGGTGACCGGATACGCCGACCGCTTCTCGGCCGCCCCGGGTGAGCCGGTCGAGTTCAAGATCAGCTGTGACGAGCCCGGGCAGTTCCAGGCCGAGTTGGTCCGGCTCCACAACGGTGACACCAACCCGGCCGGCCCGGGCTTCCGCGAGACGGTGATCGAGAGCCCGGTGGCGGGCCGTTACACCGCGCGCCTGCAGGAGATCCGAACGGGCTCGGCCGTCGTCGTCGAGGACGGCGGCGCCCTGGCCCTGGGTGCCGCAGGATCGGTGCACGTGTTCGCCCAGCCGACGACGCCCGCGAAGGAGGAGCAGACCCTCGTCGCGCGGTGGGACGCGGCGACGGGGACCGGCTGGTGGCTCGGCCTGACCGATGGCGGCCGGGTGACCCTGCGACTCGGCGACGGGTCGTCGGTGCACGAGACCGTGTCGGATGCGCCGCTCGCGCCCTGGATCTGGTACTCGGTCACGACATCGTGGGACGGGGGCGACACCCGCGTCGCGGCGGTACCGACGCTGACCTCGACGAACAGCCTCTGGAGCCCCGCGGTCGGGTTGGCGACGGCAACGAGTGGCGCGGGATCGGGCGCTCCCGCCCCGGGCCGGCCGGACGTCGCGACGGTGCTCGCGGCATGCGCCGATTCCGCCGGTGGCGGGCTGACAGGGCACTACAACGGCAAGCTGGACTCGCCATCGGTGTTCGACCGGATGCTCGACGAGCAGGACGTCGCCGCGATGGCGCGGGGCGAGCGCCCGTCGAGCGGGCTGCTCGCGCGCTGGGACTTCGGCGCCGAGATCGGCCCGCGAGGGGTCCCGTCCGACAGGTGCACCGACCTCGGGCCGCACGGCCTGCACGGCCGCTGCCACAACGCGCCCTACCGCGCCATGACGGGATGGAACTGGACGGGCGAGGAGGAGAACTACCGGCACGCCCCCGAGCAGTACGGCGCCCTCCACTTCACCGACGACGCCCTCGAGGACGCAGGCTGGGAGACCGACGTCCGTCTCGTCGTCCCCGACGACCTGCCCAGCGCGGTCTACGCGCTGCGCGTCACGTTGGGGGACACCGTCGACCACATCCCGTTCTGGGTGCTACCGCCGCGGGGCACGGCGACGTCGAAGATCCTGCTGCTCTTCCCGACCACCAGCTACCTCGCCTACGCCAACGACCACATCGTCCCGGACGTCCCGGTCGCCCAGTCCATCCTCGGGCACACCTCGGTCATGGCCGCGGCCGACCTCAAGCTGCTGGAGCACCCCGAGTACGGCCTGTCGACCTACGACCACCACAACGACGGCAGCGGGGTCGCCCACACGAGCCGGCTCCGCCCGATCATCACCATGCGGCCCGGCTTCCGGCACACGACCGGCTCGCTGTGGCAGTTCCCCGCCGACCTGCACCTCGTCGACTGGCTGACCGGCGTAGGCGCGAAGTTCGACGTGGCGACCGACGAAGATCTCGACCGGGAAGGCGCGGAGCTCCTCGGCCGCTACCAGGTCGTCCTGACCGGCACCCACCCCGAGTACTACTCGGCGCGGATGCTCGACGCCTGGGAGTCCTACCTGGGTTCCGGCGGGCGCGGGATGTACATGGGAGGCAACGGCTTCTACTGGGTCACGAGCTACCACCCGGACAAGCCCCACCTGGCCGAGGTGCGCAAGGGGGAGAACGGCTGCCGTGCGTGGCAGGCCCGCCCCGGCGAGCTGCACATGGCCTTCACCCCGGAGCGCGGCGGCATCTGGCGCAACCGGGGGCGTAGTCCGCAGAAGCTCTTCGGCGTCGGATTCACCACCGAGGGGATGGACCGGTCGTCGGCCTACGACACCCTCGACGACTTCGATGACACCCGGGCCGCGTTCATCACCGTCGGCTGCGAGGGCGCGACAACCATCGGCGGTCACGGGCTCGTCGGCGGCGGCGCGGCCGGCCATGAGTGCGACCGCTACGACCTGACGCTCGGCACCCCGGCGAACGCACTCCTGCTGGCCACGAGCGCAGGGCGGCACTCCGACAACTACCCGCTGGTCGCCGAGGACATCTACTTCCCCTTCGACGGGATGGGCGGCACCGACAGCTTCCAGGTCCGTGCCGATGTCGTCTACCTGACCACGGCCAACGGTGGCGGCGTCTTCTCCACCGGGTCCATCGCCTGGGCGGGCAGCCTCGCCGAGAACGACTACGACAACGACGTCTCCCGCATCACCCGCAACGTCCTCGAGCGCTTCACCGATCCGAAGCCGCTCGAGCCGCTGCCGATCGACTCCTAA
- a CDS encoding GAF domain-containing protein — protein MTRSTEGARADYLWDAGRSRSIAEALDPVLAEIREVLGADAAMVVYRPNPAAGEARVLAVSTAGAVDPLLPNEPLVFGDVLPRHRPQVLVDLDVASTVRELRLRLHSAVTVPWRDAFGAGTVIVGNLARPLPPASERQLQARCTRRVSAAVRCGRREGGRRMGADLRAALSEVADATASSDDAGSALAAILVSARDLFGSEVAYLSLPEYDTETFTFDQVLGIRTAQFRHLRIDLGQGLGGLARSVQRPVRSLDYASDARLHAAPVAETVREGIVSAMAAPLLLDEQVKAVLYIGDRHLHPFSQTDEELLGEFAGYATLGLKRRAVEQHRSAVVARQERERLAFAVHDNVVRRLLEIGFEAEAAAQRGDEDLRLRMAVIGSAAEQCMDALRGQLMMLTGEHRPRRAAQVLEEITDVQRATGVRRTSESWGRGPTTSSPEPSPTRSCGSGRRRW, from the coding sequence GTGACTCGATCGACGGAGGGCGCGCGCGCCGACTACCTGTGGGACGCGGGCCGGTCCCGCAGCATCGCCGAGGCGCTCGATCCGGTGCTCGCCGAGATCCGCGAGGTGCTCGGCGCCGACGCCGCGATGGTCGTCTACCGACCGAACCCCGCCGCGGGCGAGGCCCGCGTCCTGGCCGTCAGCACCGCCGGAGCGGTCGATCCGCTCCTCCCGAACGAACCGCTCGTGTTCGGCGACGTGCTGCCCCGGCACCGCCCACAGGTCCTGGTCGACCTCGACGTCGCCTCCACCGTCCGTGAACTCCGGCTGCGGCTGCACTCCGCGGTGACGGTCCCCTGGCGGGATGCGTTCGGCGCGGGCACGGTGATCGTCGGCAACCTCGCCCGGCCACTTCCCCCGGCGTCCGAGCGGCAGCTCCAGGCCCGATGCACACGCCGCGTGAGCGCGGCCGTGCGGTGCGGTCGTCGCGAAGGGGGACGGCGGATGGGCGCGGATCTTCGCGCCGCGCTCTCGGAGGTCGCCGACGCCACGGCCAGCAGCGACGACGCCGGCTCGGCACTCGCGGCGATCCTCGTGTCCGCCCGCGATCTCTTCGGGTCCGAGGTCGCCTACCTCTCGTTGCCCGAGTACGACACCGAGACCTTCACGTTCGACCAGGTCCTCGGCATCCGGACCGCGCAGTTCCGTCATCTGCGCATCGACCTGGGGCAGGGACTCGGTGGCCTGGCCCGGTCGGTGCAGCGGCCCGTGCGGTCCCTGGACTACGCCAGCGACGCCCGCCTGCACGCCGCGCCCGTCGCCGAGACCGTGCGCGAGGGGATCGTCTCGGCCATGGCCGCACCGCTGCTCCTGGACGAGCAGGTCAAAGCCGTGCTGTACATCGGCGACCGGCACCTGCACCCCTTCAGCCAGACCGACGAGGAGCTGCTGGGCGAGTTCGCGGGCTACGCCACCCTCGGGCTCAAGCGCCGCGCGGTCGAGCAGCACCGGTCCGCGGTCGTCGCGCGCCAGGAACGCGAACGCCTGGCCTTCGCCGTCCACGACAACGTGGTGCGCCGGTTGCTCGAGATCGGCTTCGAGGCCGAGGCCGCCGCCCAGCGCGGGGACGAGGACCTGCGCCTGCGAATGGCCGTGATCGGTTCGGCCGCCGAGCAGTGCATGGACGCGCTGCGTGGTCAGCTCATGATGCTGACCGGGGAGCACCGGCCCCGCCGGGCCGCGCAGGTGCTCGAGGAGATCACCGATGTGCAGCGGGCCACCGGCGTGCGCCGGACGTCCGAGTCGTGGGGGCGCGGTCCGACGACCTCGTCGCCGGAGCCGTCGCCGACGCGCTCGTGCGGATCGGGCAGGAGGCGCTGGTGA
- a CDS encoding class II histone deacetylase, with protein sequence MTTGYLWHTLYGWNDTGSGSLAPADPAAGLQPVSYHFAHADNKRRMHELVQVIGLGDKVRNIPARPATRDEILRVHTAEHHDRIVEESALPKGGDAGDGISPFGKGGYEIAALAAGGAIAMVDAVCNGTVDNGFALVNPCGHHAVRETGMGFCVFNNIAVAAKHAREVLGVERIAIVDWDVHHGNGTQAIFWEDPNVLTISLHQDRFFPTDQGFTTERGGGAGVNTNLNVPLPPGTGDGGYLLAVDSVVLPALRAYQPDLILVACGFDPSILDPLSHTMVSAEGFGAMTQRLVDIAAELCSGKLVMVQEGGYSIHYVAVCGATSIAVLAGEQPMADPFLPLVENMYGRREVEDHQARICKIASELVPDIPGR encoded by the coding sequence ATGACGACCGGCTATCTCTGGCACACGCTCTACGGCTGGAACGACACCGGCAGTGGCTCACTCGCCCCCGCTGACCCGGCCGCCGGACTGCAGCCCGTCTCGTACCACTTCGCCCACGCGGACAACAAGCGACGGATGCACGAGCTGGTACAGGTCATCGGGCTCGGGGACAAGGTGCGGAACATCCCGGCTCGACCCGCCACGCGGGACGAGATCCTGCGCGTGCACACCGCAGAGCACCACGACCGCATCGTCGAGGAGAGCGCGCTTCCCAAGGGCGGGGACGCCGGTGACGGCATCTCCCCGTTCGGCAAGGGCGGCTACGAGATCGCCGCGCTCGCGGCAGGCGGGGCCATCGCGATGGTCGACGCGGTCTGCAACGGCACCGTCGACAACGGTTTCGCCCTGGTCAACCCGTGTGGCCACCACGCCGTCCGGGAAACGGGGATGGGATTCTGCGTCTTCAACAACATCGCGGTCGCCGCGAAGCACGCCCGTGAGGTCCTCGGGGTGGAACGCATCGCGATCGTCGACTGGGACGTCCACCACGGCAACGGGACCCAGGCGATCTTCTGGGAGGATCCGAACGTCCTGACGATCTCGCTCCACCAGGACCGCTTCTTCCCCACCGACCAGGGCTTCACCACCGAGCGCGGCGGCGGCGCCGGGGTCAACACCAATCTCAACGTCCCCCTGCCCCCGGGGACCGGCGACGGCGGCTACCTCCTGGCGGTCGACTCCGTGGTCCTGCCGGCGCTGCGCGCCTACCAGCCCGACCTCATCCTCGTCGCCTGTGGATTCGACCCCAGCATCCTCGACCCGCTGTCCCACACCATGGTCTCCGCCGAAGGGTTCGGCGCCATGACCCAGCGCCTGGTCGACATCGCTGCCGAGCTGTGCTCGGGCAAGCTCGTCATGGTCCAGGAAGGCGGCTACAGCATCCACTACGTGGCCGTCTGCGGCGCCACCTCGATCGCCGTCCTGGCCGGGGAGCAGCCGATGGCCGACCCGTTCCTCCCGCTCGTCGAGAACATGTACGGGCGCCGCGAGGTGGAGGATCACCAGGCCCGGATCTGCAAGATCGCCTCCGAGCTAGTCCCGGACATTCCGGGACGCTGA
- a CDS encoding sigma factor, which produces MGFLPVVRHLARRYNRHGIAEDLEQVGTIGLINAIDRYDAARGPGTFLGYLIPTVTGQIRRYFRDRTWFTRVPRGLKELSVRINRCTEPLSHRLGRAPRPSELATELGVPVGEVIDALGARESQHSVPLDRPYGRTGSRWPRPTAGSTPGWSTSNGTRSFVR; this is translated from the coding sequence ATGGGCTTTCTGCCGGTGGTGCGGCATCTGGCCCGTCGCTACAACCGCCACGGCATCGCCGAGGACCTCGAGCAGGTCGGCACGATCGGCCTGATCAACGCGATCGACCGGTACGACGCCGCCCGCGGACCCGGAACGTTCCTGGGGTACCTGATCCCGACGGTGACCGGGCAGATCCGCCGCTACTTCCGCGACCGGACCTGGTTCACCCGGGTACCGCGCGGGCTCAAAGAACTCAGCGTCCGGATCAACCGCTGCACCGAGCCCCTGTCGCACCGGCTGGGGCGGGCGCCCAGGCCGAGCGAGCTCGCTACCGAGCTCGGCGTCCCCGTCGGCGAGGTCATCGACGCACTCGGCGCGCGGGAGAGCCAGCACAGCGTCCCGCTCGACCGCCCCTACGGGAGGACGGGCAGCCGCTGGCCGAGACCTACGGCCGGCTCGACACCGGGTTGGAGCACGTCGAACGGCACGAGGTCCTTCGTCCGATGA
- a CDS encoding helix-turn-helix domain-containing protein — translation MTGVTPDTSSRLRAARELGDFLRRSSRPTRAPAGMLSAALDALHGVLPYDCASFARWDPMLRRHLTVASTGYPATALCFLDTRMHADPLFAEVQRGSGPLRVRDIPRARRHGEIFETVIHPLGFADGLTQCLFARDGRYLGMLNVSTLDRRHPADDVVDLLALLADDLAAALDPLPPPVPATGALADGHTDGLLVTTIGQAVPLSAGARPELAAPGSPLRPLLDDLLAGREPPRALLVLLGADLVAVNLDGGAHGVVVLHRPADPPFSLTPRELEVLDAVSHGQTNAETARALRVSPRTVATHLEHVLAKTGCANRTAAARLATRLGLLVAGPARTPARSGDGPPGRPLRPL, via the coding sequence GTGACCGGGGTGACGCCGGACACATCGTCGCGGCTGCGGGCCGCACGGGAGCTGGGCGATTTCCTGCGGCGCAGCAGCCGGCCGACGAGGGCCCCCGCAGGCATGCTCAGCGCGGCGCTCGACGCGCTGCACGGTGTGCTGCCCTATGACTGCGCCTCTTTCGCCCGCTGGGACCCCATGCTCCGTCGGCACCTCACCGTGGCCAGTACCGGCTACCCGGCGACGGCGCTGTGCTTCCTCGACACCCGCATGCACGCCGACCCGCTCTTCGCCGAGGTTCAACGCGGTAGCGGCCCGCTGCGGGTGCGTGACATCCCGCGCGCCCGGCGCCACGGCGAGATCTTCGAGACGGTGATCCACCCGCTCGGGTTCGCGGACGGGCTGACCCAGTGCCTGTTCGCCCGTGACGGGCGCTACCTCGGGATGCTCAACGTGAGCACCCTCGACCGCCGCCACCCCGCCGACGACGTCGTCGACCTCCTCGCCCTGCTCGCCGACGACCTCGCGGCCGCCCTGGACCCGCTCCCGCCTCCGGTCCCGGCCACCGGAGCGCTGGCCGACGGCCACACCGACGGGCTGCTCGTCACCACCATCGGACAGGCGGTGCCGCTGTCCGCAGGTGCCCGACCGGAACTCGCGGCGCCGGGCTCCCCGCTACGACCGCTGCTCGACGACCTGCTCGCCGGGCGGGAGCCGCCGCGCGCGCTGCTCGTGTTGCTCGGCGCCGACCTGGTCGCGGTGAACCTGGACGGGGGCGCGCACGGCGTCGTCGTGCTGCACCGGCCGGCGGACCCGCCCTTCAGCCTCACACCCCGCGAGCTCGAGGTGCTCGACGCCGTGTCGCACGGGCAGACCAACGCCGAGACTGCCCGCGCGCTGCGCGTCTCACCGCGGACCGTCGCGACGCACCTCGAGCACGTGCTGGCCAAGACGGGCTGCGCCAACCGGACGGCCGCCGCGCGGCTGGCCACCCGGCTCGGGCTGCTGGTGGCGGGCCCGGCCAGGACGCCCGCCCGATCCGGTGACGGCCCGCCGGGTCGGCCACTCCGGCCGCTGTAG
- a CDS encoding helix-turn-helix transcriptional regulator, producing MQKPDVVPPGVPSADGVTVDFALAMGIAAAAQQSSPSAVAGAVLEELCRHLPVAAATLVSFDPFRGSHVVLGSVGYRPEVLDYLTSPAFLVDDVGYRLLVRRPQRRARSWCDVELEYYERSPSVTEVFGPAGFAGGATARLVSTDGRYTGDLHLNTYEQGRPAPGTTAALHHVAPVLAAATDVTRRLSFLLGDRAPDVPAVVVSGKGTLVPVPDRKPPVQLDGDPDLVAGIVAWRESHPGVLQARFHLCRAAGWFQTQLAAVEGGTLVSVRPVPAPHGLTLREMQVLTLLTEGLANVAIGRRLGISARTTAHHVEHVLTKLEVQSRAAATRCAVEQGLRLLPAADSTT from the coding sequence GTGCAGAAACCGGATGTGGTCCCGCCCGGCGTGCCGAGCGCCGACGGGGTGACGGTCGACTTTGCTCTCGCGATGGGCATCGCTGCTGCCGCGCAGCAGTCGTCGCCGAGCGCCGTGGCGGGCGCGGTGCTTGAGGAGCTCTGCAGGCATTTGCCGGTGGCGGCGGCGACCCTGGTCTCCTTCGACCCGTTCCGTGGCAGCCACGTCGTGCTGGGCTCCGTCGGGTACCGGCCCGAGGTACTGGACTACCTGACGTCTCCGGCATTCCTCGTCGACGACGTCGGGTATCGCCTGCTCGTGCGCCGGCCGCAGCGCCGGGCCCGGTCCTGGTGCGACGTGGAGCTGGAGTACTACGAGCGCAGCCCTTCGGTCACCGAGGTGTTCGGGCCGGCCGGCTTCGCCGGAGGCGCGACCGCTCGCCTGGTGAGCACCGACGGCCGCTACACGGGCGATCTGCACCTCAACACCTACGAGCAGGGCCGGCCGGCCCCCGGCACGACCGCCGCACTGCATCACGTGGCGCCGGTCCTGGCGGCGGCGACGGACGTGACGAGGCGGTTGTCGTTCCTGCTCGGCGACCGTGCGCCCGACGTCCCGGCCGTCGTCGTCAGCGGCAAGGGCACGCTGGTTCCGGTCCCCGATCGGAAGCCGCCCGTTCAACTCGACGGGGACCCCGACCTCGTGGCCGGCATCGTGGCCTGGCGCGAGAGCCACCCGGGCGTGTTGCAGGCACGGTTCCACCTGTGCCGGGCCGCCGGATGGTTCCAGACCCAGCTCGCGGCCGTCGAGGGCGGCACGCTCGTGTCCGTACGACCGGTGCCGGCTCCCCATGGGCTCACGCTGCGGGAGATGCAGGTCCTGACCCTGCTCACGGAGGGGCTCGCGAACGTCGCGATCGGTCGGCGGCTCGGCATCAGCGCCCGCACCACGGCACACCACGTCGAGCACGTTCTGACCAAGCTCGAGGTGCAGAGCAGGGCGGCGGCGACACGGTGCGCCGTCGAGCAGGGCCTGCGGCTGCTGCCTGCGGCAGACTCGACGACCTGA
- a CDS encoding ATP-binding protein — MNAEIHSGCAHEHVVLDLTAGSAALTVEDDGCGLDADALDRVLVGASPHLGMRGMRATATRAGGHLTVGPSSRGGLALRATIPT, encoded by the coding sequence GTGAACGCGGAGATCCATTCGGGGTGCGCCCACGAGCACGTCGTCCTGGACCTCACCGCCGGATCCGCGGCCCTCACGGTGGAGGACGACGGATGCGGCCTGGACGCCGACGCACTCGATCGCGTCCTGGTCGGCGCGTCGCCGCACCTCGGCATGCGCGGCATGCGCGCCACCGCGACGCGGGCGGGCGGGCACCTCACCGTCGGCCCCTCGTCGCGGGGTGGGCTCGCCCTCCGCGCGACCATTCCGACATGA
- a CDS encoding FAD-dependent monooxygenase — protein MQFYLDGYKPGDPFVEDPHPSARQRSADLPDTTGVLVVGCGPAGLVLAAQLANFPNIRTVVVDRKDGPLEVGQADGVACRTVEMLEAFGLAGRLVEEADQVNEVTFWRPDPQDPTSIVRTGRIADVEDGLSEMPHVIVNQARLLAHLRDHMQRSAARMEPFYGLHRRRRVPGDGHRAAPEGAAGYRRGVDDPGALRRRLRRFAQPHPRGDRPQADR, from the coding sequence ATGCAGTTCTATCTCGACGGCTACAAGCCTGGTGACCCGTTCGTCGAGGACCCGCACCCGTCGGCCCGGCAGCGATCGGCGGACCTTCCCGACACCACGGGTGTCCTCGTCGTCGGCTGCGGCCCCGCCGGGCTGGTGCTGGCAGCCCAGCTGGCGAACTTCCCGAACATCCGGACCGTCGTCGTCGACCGCAAGGACGGGCCTCTTGAGGTCGGACAGGCGGACGGAGTCGCGTGTCGGACCGTCGAGATGCTCGAGGCGTTCGGCCTGGCCGGTCGCCTGGTCGAGGAGGCCGACCAGGTCAACGAGGTCACCTTCTGGCGGCCCGACCCGCAGGACCCGACCTCGATCGTCCGTACCGGCCGCATCGCGGACGTCGAGGACGGACTGTCCGAGATGCCCCACGTGATCGTCAATCAGGCACGGCTGCTCGCCCACCTGCGCGACCACATGCAGCGATCGGCCGCGAGGATGGAGCCGTTCTACGGCCTGCACCGGCGACGCCGAGTACCCGGTGACGGTCACCGTGCGGCACCTGAAGGAGCTGCAGGATACCGACGAGGTGTCGACGATCCGGGCGCGCTACGTCGTCGGCTGCGACGGTTCGCGCAGCCGCACCCGAGAGGCGATCGGCCGCAGGCTGATCGGTGA